The following DNA comes from Miscanthus floridulus cultivar M001 chromosome 5, ASM1932011v1, whole genome shotgun sequence.
GCTATGTCTCAGTAAGATGAAAACCACGAATGACTACAACGCTTCAGGTTGAAGCATTTTCCTAACATCTAGAATGAAGTTATTCCTACTTCTCCCCATAACCATGCTTCTAATATGCAAAAAGGCTAAACCCATCATCTCCATCATGGTATTCTTCATGTGCTTCAATTTTTTTATCAGCATTCAATTCTATAATTATCATCTCAACCACCTCTTCAACGTTGAAGTAATCATAACTTACTTCCCCTTCTTTGTGTAACACACTCTTCTCAGATTGAATGACGTCCACAGTCTTGCAGGCAACGTGGACACTTCCCAAGTCATCATTCCCTTCTGTTTTCACCTCATGGACCTCAGTCTCCACAGATTCCACCTCAGTCTCCACTTTCTCATCAGACCGTTGCAACGTGGCAGCTGGTACACTAGATGCCAGCAACGAAAGCGCCGATGTGCAGCCAGAGTTGGCGTCAGCAGAGTTCTCCGAGAAGTTGACACGTGCCTTGGGGCCATACATGGCCTTTGCCGCCTCATCGTATGCATGGGCAGCCTCCACAGCGGTAGGGAAGGAGCCCAGCCATAGCCGCCGGCCACGGTTGGGCTCGCGGATCTCCGCCACCCACTTGCCCCACGTCCGCTGCCTCACGCCACGATACACGCAGTTGACGTTCTCAGGCCCTCCTTTGCCCGCCATGCACCCTTTCTTGGAACCCTTGGCCGGCGCCTTCCTGGAGCCGCTCTCGTCCTGCAGCTTCTGGTTCTGCTCCTTCCACCACTTGATCGTCTCGGCAATGGAGTCAGGGCCAGTgctcttcctcctcatcctcttcttcctgaCCCAACAAGGCAATTCATTCATCATTTCATAAGGCCCGGAGCGGAAACATTCAAATGAAAATCACaagatatagaaggtcatctatcTAATCCGCTTCAAGGAAAGAAGTAAACGAGCCCTGTTGATTCCTCCAAGGGCCAGCAGTAATCTAACCAAGCTGAAAAGAAAGAGAGAGTCGTTTTAGATGCTGTGCACACAAGGCAGTTCTTCTGCTGCCATGGCACTCCAGGAAGAAAAGGCATGGACCTGCACCACCATGAACACAGGAGACTTCCACATCCGCTACCCAGGGGCAACATCACCTGTCTGTCTCGCCCAATTCAGCACTGAGACACCGCCCCGAATAATTTTGAACTGTAATTCTCCCCCCGAGATGTCTATCTTACAAAATTCTCCACCGAGAAAGCTTGAAGTTAACCCAAAAACAAAACTATATTTGGAAACGAAGATCGGATGAAATAGTGTCGGGAACTACTCCTAGCCGTGGAAGATTTGGTCTACCCAATCCGCCGCCAAACGAGCACAGCAGCGAGATGGATGGACAAGCTCCAGGTCAGCAGCAGGAGACTCGTCAACACTACCCAAACCCAGACCACCAGACAGAAGCACATCGGCAGGCAGGCACGCACCGATTCCGCGGCCGGCTAGGCGCACGCACAGCGCCGGCGCAGCAATGCTCGACGAGCACCACGCACGAGCAAGGAAGACCGGCGCGCGAGAAGGAGAACCGGAGGACAGGACAGGACAGCTCACCTGACAAGGGCCCCGGAGGCGGCGTCCCCTTGCGCtccctggccggcggcggcgtctcCCAGTTCCATGGACGGAAGAGCGAGAAGAGAGCGAGAGATCTCCCCGCTCCTCCGCTGCCCTGCCTAGATTTCGTCCCTCCCTCCCGCCCGCCTGGGCCTGGCCGGCCGCCTCTCTGTGGCGGTGTGGCGGTGGTATCCTCGTTGTTTCTCGTCTGGGCAGCAGCCAGATCTTCTACGGCCGGCGCGCCCCCCGGATCTCTCCCCGTCCCCCTTCCCTCTCCCACCTCACACCTCGTAACGCGGCAGGTGTCGGTGTCCCCCCACCTCTGACGCTGCCGCCGCTTCGCCTGCCTGGCCTGCCTGCGTGCGTGACTGCGTCCGCTTCGGTTTTGACGTGGACGCCACCGCGGTGCGGCTAATCTGGCAGGCTGCTGGCGGGCGCGGGGGCGCCGGGGCGGGTCAAACGAGAAACAACACCCCGCGCCAGCAAGCGTTTACACGCCAGCCATACGGCGTCCGCCCGCCGCCCTGCCAGCACCAACACGCGCGCGTGCTTCTCTCTCTTTCTAACAGAAACAGCGTCGTGTCCGTGCAACCAACTCCGGACGCCTTTTTCGGCATCACCATTAGAAAAACGAAAACCCTTTGGATAGCTACTACAGCGGCCTTTGGCTGACCATGGATGATGCTGCGGGCTGCGGTGGCTAACGGCCACCCCATTGTATGCTCATGAGCATTTGTGCCCACGATTTGAGTTGCTTGACGATGACACAGATGGACAGTATTATGGCATGGTAGATCTTAGGCTTGTGTGGATTCAGAATCAGGATAGGTTACCGCCATTTCAAATTGCATAAAAAGAGGTATATAGGCTAAATTTGATTGATATCCGACAAATAGATATACCATACATAACATCCCATTTGTTGGGAGAAAGGAACTAACGTAACTGTCAACTGTAAAAATGCCCCCCCGCCCCAATTCGAAACGTCGAAGAATCCAAAAGATGCTCAAATAGGCTACGAGACGTCTTCCTTTACGTGGCAAAAAGGTAGCAACGCTCGGACAAATTAAAGAAGAAGAATGTGAAAGTCGAGGTTCGAAACCCTAGATTAGCTTCGTCGAGTTGAACTCGATCAGCTGACTCTTGTTTACACATATCCCGATAATTTAAGTGATACGTAGAACTAAGGTGACCATCTTATCTACTTTTATCGTACCTTCTCACTCCTCTGTCTCTTTTGTGTCCTTCATCAATTTTGGACGTACGTGTCGTATTGTATACACTTTTACTTTTTACCTCGTGCATACACTTACTTCTATCAATATCTTTCGAATTTGATGTTCATATATCATACTCTTGCGAGCATCTTTGGAAGATTAAGGCTGAGCTCTTTGATAGGCACAGGCAACACAAACCAATCTATAATCTCAATTTTACAATTTTATAAATCCTATAAGAAAAGACTCTTGTATCACCATTCCTTCTCGCGCCAATCAAACCAAGGTAGTCTTATATGCCGCATATTTTTTCCCCAAATTCCCTGTCGTTGTATCGGTTCACCTTGTTTTATTCGTAGTTACAACTTTTGTTCAACATATACGGTCGTCATCACGAATCAGCGGCGCTCAAGTTCTTTGGGTACATCATCCAGTCAGATAAAGTGTTGTCTCGG
Coding sequences within:
- the LOC136449562 gene encoding dehydration-responsive element-binding protein 2A-like isoform X1, which encodes MELGDAAAGQGAQGDAASGALVRKKRMRRKSTGPDSIAETIKWWKEQNQKLQDESGSRKAPAKGSKKGCMAGKGGPENVNCVYRGVRQRTWGKWVAEIREPNRGRRLWLGSFPTAVEAAHAYDEAAKAMYGPKARVNFSENSADANSGCTSALSLLASSVPAATLQRSDEKVETEVESVETEVHEVKTEGNDDLGSVHVACKTVDVIQSEKSVLHKEGEVSYDYFNVEEVVEMIIIELNADKKIEAHEEYHDGDDGFSLFAY
- the LOC136449562 gene encoding dehydration-responsive element-binding protein 2A-like isoform X2, which encodes MMNELPCWVRKKRMRRKSTGPDSIAETIKWWKEQNQKLQDESGSRKAPAKGSKKGCMAGKGGPENVNCVYRGVRQRTWGKWVAEIREPNRGRRLWLGSFPTAVEAAHAYDEAAKAMYGPKARVNFSENSADANSGCTSALSLLASSVPAATLQRSDEKVETEVESVETEVHEVKTEGNDDLGSVHVACKTVDVIQSEKSVLHKEGEVSYDYFNVEEVVEMIIIELNADKKIEAHEEYHDGDDGFSLFAY